In a genomic window of Primulina huaijiensis isolate GDHJ02 unplaced genomic scaffold, ASM1229523v2 scaffold37281, whole genome shotgun sequence:
- the LOC140968492 gene encoding glutathione S-transferase T1-like, whose translation MALKVYVDRMSQPSRAILLLCKVNGIEFEEVKIELAKSEHRSSEFEEINPMKQVPAIVHGDFKLFESHAILIYLASAFPGVADHWYPADVQKRAKIHSVLDWHHSNLRRGSAGYALNSTIILAFGRPINPKLAAEAEKILSASLATIESFWLEEDAPFLLGNSRSSIADLALACEVMQIEVVDEEDRERVLGPHKRILKWIEDVKNATEPYFDELHSIMLPVREKLKEMKVQAATQL comes from the exons atggcTTTGAAGGTTTATGTAGATCGAATGTCGCAACCTTCCCGTGCAATCCTTTTGCTCTGCAA GGTGAACGGGATTGAATTTGAGGAGGTTAAGATTGAACTCGCTAAATCGGAGCATAGATCCTCTGAATTTGAAG AAATAAACCCCATGAAGCAAGTTCCAGCGATTGTACATGGTGATTTCAAGCTTTTTGAGAG TCATGCAATACTAATTTACCTGGCTTCTGCATTTCCTGGAGTTGCTGATCACTG GTATCCAGCTGATGTGCAAAAGAGAGCAAAGATTCACTCAGTCCTTGATTGGCACCACTCTAATTTGCGCCGTGGTTCAG CTGGATACGCTTTAAATTCCACTATTATACTGGCATTTGGTCGACCCATAAATCCAAAATTGGCAGCTGAAGCTGAAAAAATTTTGTCAGCCTCTCTTGCAACAATTGAATCTTTTTGGCTTGAAGAAGATGCACCTTTTTTGCTTGGAAACTCTCGGTCTTCCATCGCAGATCTTGCTTTAGCCTGTGAAGTAATGCAAATTGAG GTTGTAGATGAGGAGGATCGTGAGCGTGTTTTAGGACCACACAAAAGAATCTTAAAATGGATCGAGGACGTAAAGAATGCGACGGAGCCTTACTTTGATGAGTTACACTCAATCATGTTACCTGTCAGAGAAAAACTGAAGGAAATGAAGGTCCAAGCTGCGACCCAACTATGA
- the LOC140968491 gene encoding probable copper-transporting ATPase HMA5 translates to MAAKFLSFACIRKESGDLSPRPRYPSMPRYPKGVIVSSDEEKSMQGSEAKALFSVVGMTCSACAGSVEKAVKRLPGIKEAAVDVLNNRAQVLFYPAFVNEETIRETIDDVGFEATLINDEINEKSSQVCRVRIKGMTCTSCSSTVESALQALPGVQRAQVALATEEAEVHYDSKILTCSQILEAVENTGFEALLVSTGEDRCKIHLQIDGVRTESSMRIIGNSIQALPGVQDANFDPELKKISVSYQPDLTGPRNFIEIIESAGSGRYKATIFPEGGGRDAHREEEIKKYRRSFLWSLVFTVPVFLLSMIFMYIPGIKHGLDTKIVNMLSIGEILRWILSTPVQFVIGRRFYIGSYKALRHGSANMDVLIALGTNAAYFYSVYSVLRAATSPSFESTDFFETSSMLISFILLGKYLEVLAKGKTSEAIEKLMDLTPETATLLTLGSEGNVLNEEEIDSRLIQKNDVMKIIPGAKVACDGFVIWGQSHVNESMITGESRPVAKRKGDMVIGGTLNTNGVLHIKATKVGSESALAQIVRLVESAQMAKAPVQKFADRISKYFVPLVIILSFSTWLAWFLSGKLNGYPKSWIPSSMDSFQLALQFGISVMVIACPCALGLATPTAVMVGTGVGASQGVLIKGGQALESTHKVNYIVFDKTGTLTVGKPVVVNTKLLKHMVLWDFYELVAAAEVNSEHPLAKAIVEYAKKFKQDEENPVWPEALNFESITGHGVKAVVRNKEVIVGNKSMMVDHQVHISLDAEEILAETEGLAQTGILVSIDKELVGILAISDPLKPGARDVISILKSMKVRSIVVTGDNWGTAKAIAKEVGIDTVIAEAKPEHKAEKVKELQASGNVVAMVGDGINDSPALIAADVGMAIGAGTDIAVEAADIVLMKSNLEDVVTAIHLSRKTFFRIRLNYLWALGYNVLGIPIAAGALFPLTRFRLPPWIAGAAMAASSVSVVCSSLLLKNYKRPKVLDTLEIRGITVA, encoded by the exons ATGGCGGCGAAATTTCTCTCGTTTGCATGCATAAGAAAGGAGAGTGGGGATTTATCCCCACGTCCACGCTATCCTTCAATGCCCAGGTATCCCAAAGGGGTCATCGTATCATCGGACGAAGAAAAATCCATGCAAGGGTCAGAAGCCAAGGCCCTTTTCTCTGTCGTAGGAATGACGTGCTCAGCCTGCGCTGGATCGGTGGAGAAGGCCGTCAAACGCCTCCCCGGAATCAAGGAGGCGGCGGTTGATGTCTTGAACAATCGCGCTCAAGTCCTGTTTTACCCGGCTTTTGTTAAT GAGGAAACCATCCGTGAGACGATCGATGATGTTGGATTTGAAGCCACATTGATTAATGATGAAATAAATGAGAAATCTTCTCAAGTATGCCGAGTTCGCATAAAAGGAATGACTTGCACTTCTTGTTCCTCAACTGTTGAATCTGCTTTGCAAGCTTTACCAGGTGTACAAAGAGCACAGGTAGCATTAGCAACTGAGGAGGCAGAAGTCCATTATGATTCAAAGATCTTGACCTGTAGTCAGATCTTGGAAGCTGTAGAAAATACTGGATTTGAGGCCTTGCTCGTTAGTACTGGTGAAGATAGGTGCAAAATACATCTGCAAATTGATGGAGTGCGCACAGAAAGTTCCATGAGAATAATTGGAAATTCTATTCAAGCACTTCCAGGAGTTCAAGATGCGAACTTTGATCCAGAGCTGAAAAAAATATCGGTATCTTACCAACCGGATTTGACCGGGCCTAGAAATTTCATCGAAATTATAGAGTCTGCTGGATCTGGACGTTACAAGGCAACAATATTTCCTGAAGGAGGGGGGAGAGATGCTCATCGGGAAGAGGAAATCAAGAAATACCGCAGATCTTTTCTTTGGAGTCTGGTTTTCACGGTTCCTGTTTTTTTACTGTCTATGATTTTCATGTATATCCCTGGTATCAAACATGGGCTGGACACCAAGATAGTTAACATGCTTAGCATTGGGGAGATTTTAAGGTGGATTCTGTCAACTCCAGTTCAGTTTGTCATTGGCCGTCGATTCTATATTGGTTCTTACAAAGCTTTACGTCATGGCTCAGCAAACATGGATGTCTTAATAGCACTTGGAACAAATGCTGCCTATTTTTATTCAGTCTATTCGGTGTTAAGAGCTGCTACTTCTCCAAGTTTTGAGTCGACTGATTTTTTTGAGACCAGCTCAATGCTTATTTCCTTCATACTTCTTGGGAAGTATTTGGAAGTTTTGGCCAAGGGCAAGACATCTGAAGCCATAGAGAAGCTCATGGACTTGACTCCTGAAACAGCAACACTTTTGACCTTAGGCAGTGAAGGAAATGTGTTGAATGAGGAAGAAATAGACAGTCGATTAATACAAAAGAATGATGTCATGAAGATCATCCCAGGAGCAAAAGTAGCTTGTGACGGATTTGTTATCTGGGGCCAAAGTCATGTAAATGAGAGCATGATTACTGGAGAGTCTAGGCCTGTGGCAAAGAGGAAAGGTGACATGGTTATTGGAGGGACTCTAAACACAAACGGGGTGCTGCACATTAAGGCAACAAAGGTTGGGTCAGAGAGTGCCCTAGCTCAAATTGTTCGGCTTGTTGAATCAGCACAAATGGCAAAAGCTCCAGTCCAAAAATTTGCCGATCGTATTTCCAAATACTTTGTGCCTTTA GTTATAATTCTTTCATTTTCTACATGGCTCGCCTGGTTTTTATCTGGGAAATTAAATGGATACCCCAAATCTTGGATTCCTTCTTCTATGGATAGCTTTCAGCTAGCACTCCAGTTTGGCATTTCTGTCATGGTCATAGCCTGTCCATGTGCACTTGGCCTTGCTACACCAACAGCTGTTATGGTTGGTACTGGAGTTGGTGCTTCTCAAGGCGTCCTAATTAAAGGTGGCCAGGCATTAGAAAGCACTCACAAG GTGAACTATATAGTTTTTGACAAAACGGGAACTCTGACGGTTGGAAAGCCGGTGGTTGTCAACACAAAGCTTTTGAAACATATGGTTCTCTGGGACTTTTATGAGTTGGTTGCAGCTGCTGAG GTAAACAGCGAACACCCATTGGCCAAAGCAATTGTTGAGTATGCCAAAAAATTCAAACAAGATGAAGAGAATCCTGTTTGGCCTGAAGCCCTGAACTTTGAATCCATTACTGGACATGGCGTGAAGGCTGTTGTGAGAAACAAAGAAGTTATTGTGGGAAATAAGAGCATGATGGTGGATCATCAGGTCCATATTTCACTTGATGCCGAAGAAATATTAGCAGAGACCGAAGGGTTGGCTCAAACTGGAATTCTTGTGTCTATCGATAAGGAGCTAGTTGGAATTCTTGCCATATCTGATCCATTAAAACCTGGGGCTCGTGATGTCATTTCCATTCTGAAGTCTATGAAAGTCAGGAGTATAGTAGTGACAGGTGATAACTGGGGAACTGCAAAAGCAATTGCCAAAGAAGTTGGGATAGATACCGTCATTGCAGAAGCCAAACCTGAGCATAAAGCAGAGAAAGTGAAGGAACTACAG GCTTCAGGAAATGTTGTGGCAATGGTCGGAGATGGAATCAATGACTCACCGGCTCTCATAGCTGCAGATGTTGGGATGGCAATTGGTGCAGGCACTGACATTGCGGTCGAGGCTGCTGACATTGTTCTCATGAAGAGCAATTTGGAGGATGTTGTAACGGCGATACACCTTTCAAGAAAAACCTTTTTTAGAATACGTCTTAACTATCTTTGGGCTTTAGGATACAACGTGCTCGGCATCCCAATTGCTGCAGGTGCACTCTTCCCTTTAACCAGATTCCGGTTGCCGCCGTGGATTGCTGGAGCAGCAATGGCAGCTTCTTCGGTTAGTGTTGTTTGTAGCTCTCTTTTACTGAAGAATTACAAGAGACCTAAGGTGTTGGATACTCTTGAAATAAGAGGGATCACTGTTGCGTAG